The Acetivibrio saccincola genome window below encodes:
- a CDS encoding polymorphic toxin-type HINT domain-containing protein: MEVGDKVYLYSGDAREIKELKFEHLDSPIKVYNFEVEDWHTYFVSEHDVFVHNSCGGKGKALSPSEASEKITSAERTGSGLKSDVYHRSASYLSEGQLSQGTTFSITGGDGVDRTLLQVSGELNGKTGIFEYIIGSDGIVTHQIFKPGGIINGVPN; the protein is encoded by the coding sequence ATGGAAGTAGGAGATAAGGTATACTTATACTCAGGTGATGCGAGAGAAATAAAGGAGTTAAAGTTTGAGCATTTAGATTCACCAATAAAGGTATACAACTTTGAAGTTGAAGACTGGCACACATATTTTGTATCAGAGCATGATGTATTTGTCCATAATAGCTGTGGAGGCAAGGGAAAGGCATTAAGTCCTTCAGAGGCTTCTGAGAAAATAACAAGTGCTGAAAGAACAGGTTCGGGATTAAAATCTGACGTATACCATCGTTCTGCTAGCTATTTATCAGAAGGTCAGCTTTCACAGGGAACGACTTTTTCTATTACTGGTGGTGATGGTGTTGATAGAACATTATTACAAGTTTCTGGAGAATTAAATGGCAAAACAGGAATATTTGAATATATTATAGGATCTGATGGGATAGTTACTCATCAAATTTTTAAACCAGGGGGTATAATAAATGGAGTACCAAATTAA
- the imm40 gene encoding Imm40 family immunity protein: protein MNKYTCLPKELLNVGLSLEPIGIFEMAWKSQDALKVIDFLTSKGYAILGGDVYKQDENGIESTYDSWYINKTVSKSFIEESRIKSHEYIKEYSKNNGDCYLYSIIFESE from the coding sequence ATGAATAAATATACTTGTTTGCCAAAAGAATTATTGAATGTAGGACTAAGCCTTGAGCCTATAGGTATATTTGAGATGGCTTGGAAAAGTCAAGATGCTTTAAAAGTAATAGATTTCTTAACTAGTAAAGGTTATGCAATTCTTGGCGGGGATGTTTATAAACAGGATGAAAATGGAATTGAATCAACATATGATAGCTGGTATATAAATAAGACTGTAAGTAAGAGCTTTATTGAAGAAAGTAGGATCAAGTCACACGAGTATATTAAAGAATACAGCAAGAATAATGGAGATTGTTATCTTTATAGTATTATATTTGAATCAGAATAA
- a CDS encoding IS110 family RNA-guided transposase, protein MVETLEKEMINIYHKRNTCFVGIDMHKDAHCAVVIDCWMNKLGEINFENRLSRYPAFVEDVRKICGTKEIVFGLEDTRGFGRNLAAYLVGRKFEVKHVNPAYTSAVRLANPIIYKDDSYDAYCVARVLRDMVDTLQDAKHEDIFWTIRQMVKRRDLIVKSNVMNKNQLHSQLAYSYPSYRKFFAMIDSKSALCFWENYPSPEYIWNTTPEEIYHTIKPVHQALKIQRIHEIISMIERNGDTRKDYQPERDFIVRNIVKDIRHNKELIAEIDGELRKLIPLTGYKLHTMPGIDLVTEAQIISEIGDINRFPDSDKLARFMGLAPVQFSSAGKGKDQRCRNGNRALNAIFHFLAIQMVAVSASGKPRHPVFREYFEQKVKEGKNKPQALVCVARRLVRIIYGMMKTRTEYRPYEKTDDKN, encoded by the coding sequence GTGGTGGAGACATTGGAAAAGGAGATGATAAACATTTATCATAAACGAAATACCTGCTTTGTTGGAATTGATATGCACAAAGATGCACATTGTGCAGTTGTTATAGATTGTTGGATGAATAAACTGGGTGAGATTAACTTTGAGAATAGACTATCCAGATACCCTGCATTTGTTGAGGATGTTAGGAAGATTTGCGGCACAAAGGAAATTGTATTCGGACTTGAAGATACCAGAGGCTTTGGCAGAAACCTTGCTGCCTATCTGGTGGGCAGGAAGTTTGAAGTAAAGCACGTAAACCCTGCATATACAAGCGCTGTAAGGCTTGCAAACCCTATCATTTACAAGGATGACTCCTATGATGCCTATTGTGTGGCAAGGGTGCTCAGGGATATGGTGGACACTTTGCAGGATGCCAAGCATGAGGATATATTCTGGACAATACGGCAAATGGTGAAAAGACGGGATTTGATTGTAAAAAGTAATGTGATGAACAAGAACCAGCTCCACAGCCAGCTTGCTTATAGCTACCCATCCTACAGGAAATTCTTTGCCATGATTGATTCCAAGAGTGCCTTATGTTTCTGGGAGAACTACCCGTCACCAGAGTATATATGGAACACAACACCGGAAGAAATATATCACACAATAAAGCCGGTGCATCAGGCACTTAAAATACAGCGCATTCATGAGATTATATCCATGATTGAAAGGAATGGAGACACAAGAAAGGACTATCAGCCCGAAAGAGATTTTATAGTCAGAAACATCGTAAAGGATATCAGGCACAACAAGGAGTTGATTGCCGAAATTGACGGTGAACTAAGAAAGCTGATACCTTTGACAGGCTATAAGCTACATACAATGCCGGGAATCGACCTTGTTACAGAAGCGCAGATTATATCTGAAATCGGGGATATTAACCGTTTCCCTGACTCAGACAAGCTGGCTCGGTTTATGGGCTTGGCACCGGTGCAATTCAGCTCTGCCGGAAAGGGTAAAGACCAAAGATGCAGGAATGGCAACAGGGCACTAAATGCGATATTTCACTTTCTCGCAATCCAGATGGTAGCAGTATCGGCCTCAGGAAAGCCAAGACACCCGGTATTCAGGGAGTATTTTGAGCAGAAAGTTAAAGAGGGCAAGAACAAGCCACAGGCGCTTGTGTGCGTGGCAAGAAGACTTGTGAGGATTATTTACGGTATGATGAAAACCAGGACAGAATACAGGCCATATGAAAAGACTGATGACAAGAACTGA
- a CDS encoding phage/plasmid primase, P4 family gives MTMMDAALKYAEANIPVIPLHWICEDGSCSCKAGRNCDSKGKHPLYTGWYKNSTSDIEQIRKWWTKTPNANIGIPTGEKSGWLVLDVDDGGDETLSALEATHGKLPDTVTAVTGRGGRYYIFKYPKGRSIPNKTKFAPGLDTRSTGGLIVVAPSIHVSGNRYEWIKDHSPFDRTLAEAPEWLLKLMERVEVLLTSFEGSSIAAEIKEGSRNSTLTSLAGTMRARGMTEESIYAALLAENNARCNPPLDEAKVKKIAHSVSRYQPNPPMKKHYHRTDSGNAERLRDRFGSIIRYCPAFKYWLVYDGCCWKRETGELMQFAIKTARDMLAEASRIEDEAMRKELVRHAMQSENAGRLKAMIDVASNLEGLVIMPDELDAEIWKLNCKNGVVNLKTGELLPHKREYYMSKICPVEYKPSSKAPRWMDFLNTITGGSKELVRYLQKAVGSSLSGDISEQALFVLYGTGANGKSTFLNTISELLGDYARNTPSETFMAKRIEAIGNDIASKETVYKYDSRGNLISETDPEGNTKSYKYDSMGNKISETDANGNEVLYKYNSNGCMTSKTEIDKVTGKEIKTEYIYDSMNRLIGMIDGNGKSIRIEYNAAGQQSALIDKTGNRTEYEYDAFGNLILVRYADGTTEKSTYDAEGRETSSTDRLGRTTRYEYDKLGRLIKTINPDGSCVENEYDPLGRIISVKDERGNVTKYKYDEVGNTTEVIDALGNVTKYEYDKNGNRTKMIDANGNVITFEYDSDNNPVRTIFPDGTYTSYEYNSIGQKISERDQAGLITVYEYDAAGRVTKVIDPLGNETCFEYDAKGNRISQTDANGNKVRFEYDKIGNVTKQILPLGYEEVITYDDEGKVTSKTDFNGSKIEFEYDVDGNLIKKTYPDGKSEVYTYTLSGQRESVTDERGTTYYEYDLMDRLIKQINPDGTQITYTYDKAGNCTSVTVPSGTTYYTYDELNRLKSVTDPDGNTTTYTYDAIGNRKSVTYPNKTTTEYEYDYLSRLISLLNRNEAGEIISSYKYTLGPAGNRIRTEENNGRVIKYTYDDTYKLIKEEIENPDGDKTIIEYTYDAVGNRLSKSVNGVVTEYTYDENNRLITEGQTVYTYDKNGNTLSKKTNTGEEVTYTYDYNNRLTKVNITGAKDASTVEYAYDVDGIRVQKVVDGTNITNYLVDENRLYAQVLEERDDEGNLTVSYVYGDDLISQKRGDSFSYYHYDGIGSTRALTDIHGNITDTYTYDSFGMLTSRTGTTENDYLFTGEQYDANVNFYYLRARYMNPALGRFLTMDSWGGIITDPITLHKYLYADCDPVNKIDPSGHFSILGTLALVTYTVSIAAIALPVFAGIYLTIVNKVSVLDYISALCSEDVWIEAAIGIGMGAVLGLGIKAIAKKLACEVVAFIGVIMSLWSLYQSIDLSINMIKGGVSREQVARYLAVLTATIILTTLIGKVCFTEDTLIKTEDGYKEIKDIEVGDLVYSEDPLTGEKGLKRVTNIFVNETSVLVRIYVEDEEIETTPTHPFWVIGKGWVAAGDIEAGDKVYLYSGEGREVKEVRFEYLDTPIKVYNFEVEDWHTYFVSEQDVFVHNSCGDDMLGSKGSQTSSKTTWSRGKTERIDVENPAPGKRPGQIHYHEPNNTKWYYDIDNNQFYDQKTGNLAPNKIQKLLKDSSFIQGIKKALKVLGV, from the coding sequence ATGACAATGATGGACGCAGCATTAAAATATGCAGAAGCCAATATCCCGGTTATACCTCTGCATTGGATTTGTGAGGATGGCTCCTGCTCCTGCAAGGCAGGGAGAAATTGCGACAGCAAGGGAAAGCATCCGCTATATACCGGCTGGTACAAGAATTCTACTTCTGATATTGAGCAAATAAGGAAATGGTGGACGAAAACCCCCAATGCCAATATAGGCATTCCTACAGGTGAGAAATCCGGCTGGCTGGTGCTTGATGTGGACGATGGTGGTGATGAAACCCTATCTGCACTTGAGGCAACACATGGAAAACTTCCGGATACGGTTACTGCTGTTACCGGCAGAGGAGGTCGTTATTATATCTTTAAATATCCTAAGGGCAGGAGCATTCCTAATAAAACAAAGTTTGCACCGGGTCTTGATACCCGTTCAACAGGTGGTCTGATTGTCGTAGCTCCAAGCATTCATGTAAGCGGTAATCGGTATGAATGGATAAAGGATCATTCTCCCTTTGACAGAACCCTGGCAGAAGCTCCGGAGTGGTTATTAAAGCTCATGGAAAGGGTGGAAGTATTGCTTACATCCTTTGAAGGTAGCAGTATTGCAGCCGAGATTAAGGAAGGCAGCCGAAACAGTACCCTGACAAGCCTTGCAGGAACCATGAGGGCAAGAGGAATGACAGAAGAGAGCATCTATGCAGCATTGCTTGCTGAAAACAACGCAAGGTGCAATCCTCCGCTTGATGAAGCGAAAGTTAAAAAGATAGCGCACAGTGTCAGCCGATACCAGCCAAATCCTCCGATGAAGAAGCATTACCACAGGACAGACAGCGGTAATGCAGAAAGGCTGCGTGACCGGTTTGGTTCAATCATAAGGTATTGTCCGGCTTTCAAATACTGGTTGGTATATGACGGCTGCTGCTGGAAGAGAGAAACCGGAGAACTTATGCAGTTTGCTATAAAAACAGCAAGAGACATGCTCGCAGAAGCAAGCCGGATAGAAGATGAAGCCATGAGGAAAGAATTAGTGCGCCATGCCATGCAGTCTGAAAACGCAGGCAGGCTTAAAGCCATGATTGATGTTGCTTCAAACCTTGAAGGCTTGGTAATCATGCCAGATGAGCTGGATGCAGAAATATGGAAGCTGAACTGTAAGAATGGTGTCGTAAATTTAAAGACAGGGGAGCTCCTTCCTCATAAGCGGGAGTACTATATGAGCAAAATCTGCCCTGTTGAATATAAACCAAGCAGCAAGGCTCCCAGATGGATGGATTTTCTGAACACCATTACGGGAGGAAGCAAGGAGCTTGTAAGATACCTTCAAAAAGCTGTAGGCTCATCTTTAAGCGGAGATATTTCAGAGCAAGCCTTATTCGTCCTTTATGGAACAGGAGCAAACGGAAAAAGCACATTTCTAAACACCATCTCCGAACTGTTGGGAGATTATGCAAGAAATACTCCGTCCGAAACCTTTATGGCTAAAAGAATAGAAGCGATAGGAAATGATATCGCAAGTAAAGAAACCGTTTACAAGTACGACAGCAGAGGTAATTTAATTTCAGAAACAGACCCTGAAGGCAATACGAAGAGTTATAAATATGATTCAATGGGAAATAAAATTTCCGAAACGGATGCCAACGGAAATGAAGTTTTATACAAATATAACAGTAATGGTTGTATGACGTCAAAAACAGAGATTGACAAAGTTACCGGAAAAGAAATTAAGACAGAATATATTTATGACTCAATGAACCGGCTTATAGGAATGATTGACGGCAACGGAAAAAGTATAAGAATTGAGTACAATGCGGCAGGACAGCAATCAGCCCTTATTGATAAAACCGGCAACAGAACGGAATATGAGTATGATGCCTTTGGAAATCTTATACTTGTTAGATATGCTGACGGTACCACTGAAAAGTCTACTTATGATGCAGAAGGAAGAGAGACTTCATCAACGGACAGATTGGGCAGAACCACAAGGTATGAGTATGATAAACTGGGAAGGTTGATAAAGACTATAAATCCTGACGGTTCTTGTGTTGAAAATGAATATGACCCGTTAGGCAGGATAATATCCGTAAAAGATGAGCGGGGAAATGTAACAAAATATAAGTATGATGAAGTTGGCAATACAACTGAAGTTATTGACGCCCTTGGAAACGTGACAAAATATGAGTATGACAAAAACGGCAACAGGACAAAAATGATTGATGCCAACGGAAATGTTATTACCTTTGAATACGACAGCGACAATAACCCGGTAAGAACTATTTTCCCGGACGGCACTTATACATCTTATGAATACAACAGCATAGGTCAAAAAATATCAGAGCGGGATCAGGCAGGGTTAATTACGGTTTATGAATATGATGCAGCAGGAAGGGTTACAAAGGTTATTGACCCGTTAGGAAATGAAACCTGCTTTGAGTATGATGCTAAGGGAAATAGAATTTCCCAGACGGATGCCAATGGAAACAAAGTGAGATTTGAATATGACAAAATAGGAAATGTAACAAAGCAAATACTACCGTTAGGCTATGAAGAAGTAATCACATATGATGATGAAGGCAAGGTAACGTCAAAAACAGATTTTAACGGCAGCAAAATAGAATTTGAATACGATGTCGATGGAAACCTGATAAAGAAAACATATCCTGACGGAAAGAGTGAAGTTTACACATACACCCTTTCAGGACAAAGGGAGTCAGTTACTGATGAAAGGGGTACTACCTATTATGAATATGACCTGATGGACAGGTTAATAAAACAAATAAATCCGGATGGAACCCAAATAACGTATACATACGACAAAGCCGGCAATTGTACAAGTGTTACCGTTCCGTCAGGCACCACATATTACACATATGATGAGTTAAACAGGCTAAAGTCCGTTACAGACCCGGACGGAAACACAACTACTTATACATACGATGCCATAGGCAACAGAAAAAGCGTTACTTATCCTAATAAAACAACAACCGAATATGAATATGACTATTTAAGCAGATTGATATCCCTGCTAAACCGCAATGAAGCAGGGGAAATAATTTCATCGTATAAATATACCCTTGGTCCTGCAGGCAACAGAATCAGGACGGAAGAAAACAACGGAAGGGTAATAAAATACACATATGATGATACTTACAAATTGATTAAAGAGGAAATAGAAAACCCTGACGGAGACAAGACAATAATAGAGTATACATATGATGCAGTTGGAAACAGGCTTTCAAAATCCGTAAACGGTGTGGTGACAGAATACACATATGACGAAAACAACAGGCTTATAACTGAAGGGCAGACTGTCTATACCTATGACAAAAACGGAAACACACTGTCTAAAAAGACAAATACGGGAGAAGAAGTAACATATACATATGATTACAATAACAGGCTTACAAAAGTTAATATTACAGGAGCTAAAGACGCATCCACAGTTGAATATGCTTATGATGTGGATGGTATAAGAGTTCAAAAGGTAGTTGACGGAACGAATATAACTAATTATCTGGTTGATGAAAACAGACTGTATGCCCAGGTATTAGAAGAAAGGGACGACGAAGGCAACTTAACAGTAAGTTATGTTTACGGTGACGATTTGATAAGCCAAAAAAGAGGGGATAGTTTTAGTTATTACCACTATGACGGAATAGGAAGTACCAGGGCATTAACCGATATACATGGAAACATAACGGACACATACACATATGACTCCTTTGGAATGCTGACATCCAGGACAGGAACAACAGAAAACGACTATCTCTTTACAGGAGAGCAGTACGATGCAAATGTAAACTTCTACTATTTGAGGGCAAGATATATGAATCCGGCATTGGGAAGATTCCTGACTATGGATTCATGGGGAGGTATTATAACTGACCCAATTACCCTGCATAAATACCTGTATGCAGATTGCGACCCGGTAAATAAAATCGACCCGTCAGGACACTTTTCGATTTTAGGAACCTTGGCACTTGTAACGTATACAGTCTCAATAGCAGCTATTGCATTACCTGTTTTTGCAGGAATATACCTTACAATAGTAAATAAAGTATCAGTGTTGGATTACATTTCAGCACTGTGTTCGGAAGATGTATGGATAGAGGCGGCCATAGGTATTGGAATGGGAGCAGTATTAGGATTGGGGATTAAGGCAATAGCCAAAAAACTAGCATGTGAAGTGGTGGCATTTATAGGAGTGATTATGTCCCTGTGGAGCCTTTACCAGTCAATTGATTTAAGTATTAATATGATAAAGGGAGGGGTATCACGGGAGCAGGTAGCCAGATACCTGGCAGTACTTACGGCAACGATAATACTGACTACATTAATAGGAAAGGTATGTTTCACTGAGGATACCCTGATTAAGACGGAGGACGGCTATAAAGAAATCAAAGATATAGAGGTAGGGGATTTAGTTTACTCAGAAGACCCGCTGACAGGAGAAAAAGGACTAAAGAGGGTAACTAATATATTTGTAAATGAAACCAGCGTTTTAGTAAGAATTTATGTAGAAGATGAAGAAATAGAGACAACACCGACCCATCCGTTTTGGGTAATAGGAAAAGGCTGGGTAGCAGCAGGTGACATAGAAGCAGGAGATAAGGTATACTTATATTCAGGAGAAGGAAGAGAAGTAAAGGAAGTAAGATTTGAGTACTTAGATACACCAATAAAGGTATACAACTTTGAAGTTGAAGACTGGCATACATATTTTGTATCAGAGCAGGACGTATTTGTACATAATAGCTGTGGAGATGACATGTTAGGTTCAAAAGGAAGTCAAACATCAAGCAAGACTACTTGGAGTAGAGGTAAAACTGAAAGAATTGATGTGGAAAACCCAGCTCCTGGAAAGAGGCCAGGACAGATTCACTATCATGAGCCTAATAATACTAAATGGTATTATGATATTGATAACAATCAATTTTATGACCAGAAAACAGGAAATTTAGCACCTAATAAAATACAAAAATTATTAAAAGACTCAAGTTTTATACAAGGAATAAAAAAAGCATTAAAAGTATTAGGAGTGTAA
- a CDS encoding DUF2247 family protein has product MEYQIKKLTDKQIDKLILESKFPMNSLSIFIPYSYALKLVDLNWSDMLFAIENGYFTHQSAIEHAIAEIEKNENYSQAIFDLACLFPTQTIQVESIYPYIKELANLTCEQLKRQSKNKIMYVLLSWVFEHRENYSDPFKVVEIIYDDFGFPETISNFVRYMPSNQPNLGTVELNKERLYRNWETYLDKQVVYWKK; this is encoded by the coding sequence ATGGAGTACCAAATTAAAAAATTGACTGATAAGCAAATAGACAAATTAATTCTTGAAAGTAAATTTCCAATGAATTCATTGAGTATTTTCATACCATATTCATATGCATTAAAATTAGTTGATTTAAACTGGAGTGATATGTTATTTGCAATTGAGAATGGTTATTTTACTCATCAATCAGCTATTGAACATGCTATAGCTGAGATTGAAAAGAATGAGAATTATTCACAGGCGATTTTTGATTTAGCATGCTTATTCCCAACTCAGACAATACAAGTAGAATCAATTTATCCATATATTAAGGAATTGGCAAATTTAACATGCGAGCAGTTAAAAAGGCAATCGAAAAATAAGATTATGTATGTTTTGCTAAGTTGGGTGTTTGAACATAGAGAGAATTATTCAGACCCATTTAAGGTAGTTGAGATTATATATGATGATTTTGGTTTTCCAGAAACAATATCTAATTTTGTTAGATATATGCCTTCCAACCAACCCAATTTAGGAACAGTTGAATTAAACAAAGAACGTCTATACAGAAATTGGGAAACATACTTAGACAAACAAGTTGTTTACTGGAAGAAGTAA
- a CDS encoding RHS repeat-associated core domain-containing protein, with product MNLITLIVLRYILIKWKLSLWNSNVFFKRKDSWGGIITDLITLHKYLYAGCDFVNKIDPSGHFSILGVMTAITVSAIVASIAIPVFTGIYLAIVNKVSVLDSIAALCSEDVWIEAAMGIGMGTIVGLGLKQ from the coding sequence ATGAATTTGATTACTTTAATTGTATTAAGGTATATATTAATAAAATGGAAACTTTCACTTTGGAACTCTAATGTATTTTTTAAGAGAAAAGATTCATGGGGAGGTATTATAACTGACCTAATTACCCTGCATAAATATCTGTATGCAGGTTGTGATTTTGTAAACAAAATTGACCCGTCAGGACACTTTTCAATTTTAGGAGTAATGACGGCGATAACAGTTTCCGCCATAGTAGCTTCCATTGCAATACCTGTTTTCACGGGAATATACCTTGCAATAGTAAATAAAGTATCAGTGTTGGATTCCATTGCAGCATTGTGTTCGGAAGATGTCTGGATAGAGGCTGCTATGGGCATTGGAATGGGAACAATAGTAGGATTGGGATTAAAGCAATAG
- a CDS encoding phage major capsid protein — translation MRFIADLVHEKKQLVKKAEAILQEAEKAGGSLTKEQERQFNRYTDKTKSINESIDEELLNIRTSEPILITPQKAVSPIEESKTPVTKAVSKSFRGMFYGNETVSLSNNGFHSMDEFLRTLHSGRADNRLINASMVEGIPEFGGYSVPEEYGAFLMDKSLENEIIRPRATVWAMGSETKKVPAFDGADRTNHLFGGISGEWMEEGQTGTRKTAKLRLIQLKAKKLACFSQASNELIADGMSFEEMLAGALIKGLGWYMDYAFINGTGEGQPLGIINDPALITVNKEDSQEPATITYQNVVNMFSRLAPSCFTNAVWLANPSVIPQLLTMTITIGTGGAQIPVFREESGKFTLLGFVSKRSSKRPLRNLN, via the coding sequence ATGAGATTTATAGCAGATTTGGTACATGAGAAAAAGCAATTGGTGAAAAAAGCAGAAGCCATTTTGCAGGAAGCTGAAAAAGCAGGTGGAAGTTTGACGAAGGAACAGGAGCGACAGTTTAATCGCTACACAGACAAAACAAAGAGCATTAATGAAAGCATTGATGAGGAATTATTAAATATCAGAACCTCTGAGCCAATTCTAATTACACCACAAAAAGCTGTATCTCCTATTGAAGAATCAAAAACACCTGTAACAAAAGCCGTATCAAAATCATTCAGAGGGATGTTCTATGGAAACGAAACTGTGAGCTTAAGCAACAATGGTTTTCATTCCATGGATGAATTCCTGAGAACACTTCACTCAGGCAGAGCCGACAACAGGCTAATAAATGCCAGTATGGTGGAAGGGATACCTGAATTCGGCGGATATTCCGTACCGGAGGAATACGGAGCCTTCCTGATGGATAAATCCCTGGAGAATGAAATCATCCGTCCCAGAGCAACAGTATGGGCAATGGGAAGTGAAACAAAGAAAGTACCAGCCTTCGATGGAGCAGACAGGACCAATCACCTATTCGGCGGTATCTCAGGAGAATGGATGGAGGAAGGGCAGACAGGCACACGAAAAACAGCCAAGCTAAGGCTGATCCAGTTAAAAGCCAAGAAGCTGGCTTGTTTCTCACAGGCATCCAATGAACTTATTGCAGATGGGATGTCCTTTGAAGAAATGTTAGCTGGAGCACTCATTAAAGGCTTGGGCTGGTACATGGACTATGCATTTATCAATGGAACCGGTGAAGGCCAGCCTCTTGGTATTATAAATGACCCGGCGCTGATTACTGTAAATAAAGAGGACTCTCAAGAACCAGCTACAATTACCTATCAGAATGTTGTCAATATGTTCTCAAGGCTTGCTCCGTCCTGTTTTACCAATGCGGTATGGCTCGCCAATCCATCGGTAATACCACAACTACTTACCATGACTATCACCATTGGTACCGGTGGCGCTCAGATACCGGTATTCAGGGAAGAGAGCGGGAAATTCACACTTCTGGGTTTTGTGTCCAAGCGAAGCAGTAAAAGACCATTAAGAAATTTGAACTAA
- a CDS encoding polymorphic toxin-type HINT domain-containing protein — MTGITIGATIASIAIPVFTGIYLAIVNQVSVLDYIAALCSKDVWIEAAIGIGIGTVAGIGIKAIAKKLSANMVLFLGTIMSLWSLYQSINLSIDMINGGVSREQVARYLAVLTATVILTTLIGKICFTEDTLIKTEDGYKEIKDIEVGDLVYSEDPLTGEKGLKKVTNVFVNETSVIVRVFVEDEEIETTPTHPFWVIGKGWVAAGDMEVGDKVYLYSGEGREIKELKFEYLDSPIKVYNFEVEDWHTYFVSEHDVFVHNSCKGYDKQKKGTPRNNQAQNKQFRDIVKKLKLNKNQQRLLHEEITGQNYSYQEILSIAKDMFW, encoded by the coding sequence ATGACAGGTATAACAATTGGTGCCACAATAGCCTCAATTGCAATACCTGTTTTCACTGGAATATATCTTGCAATAGTAAATCAGGTGTCGGTATTAGATTATATAGCAGCATTATGTTCTAAAGATGTTTGGATTGAGGCAGCTATAGGTATTGGAATTGGTACTGTAGCTGGGATTGGAATTAAGGCAATAGCCAAAAAACTGTCAGCTAATATGGTACTATTTTTAGGAACAATCATGTCCCTGTGGAGTCTCTATCAGTCAATTAATTTAAGTATTGATATGATAAATGGAGGAGTGTCCAGAGAGCAGGTAGCCAGATACCTAGCAGTACTTACAGCAACAGTGATATTGACTACATTAATAGGGAAGATATGTTTTACTGAAGATACGCTGATTAAGACGGAAGATGGCTATAAGGAAATTAAGGATATAGAGGTTGGAGATTTAGTTTACTCGGAGGATCCACTAACAGGAGAGAAGGGACTTAAAAAAGTAACAAATGTATTTGTAAATGAAACTAGCGTTATAGTAAGGGTTTTTGTAGAAGATGAAGAAATAGAAACAACACCAACCCATCCATTTTGGGTAATAGGAAAAGGCTGGGTAGCAGCAGGTGACATGGAAGTAGGAGATAAGGTATACTTATACTCAGGTGAAGGAAGAGAAATAAAGGAGTTAAAGTTTGAGTATTTAGATTCACCAATAAAGGTATACAACTTCGAAGTTGAAGACTGGCATACATATTTTGTATCAGAACATGATGTATTTGTACATAATAGTTGCAAAGGGTATGATAAGCAAAAAAAAGGAACTCCACGTAATAATCAAGCTCAAAATAAACAATTTAGAGATATAGTAAAAAAATTAAAATTAAATAAAAATCAACAAAGATTATTACACGAAGAGATTACCGGGCAAAACTATTCATATCAAGAAATTTTATCTATAGCGAAAGATATGTTTTGGTAA